A stretch of DNA from Mycobacterium senriense:
GGAGCACCCGATCCACCTGCTGCTGCGCCGCGCTCAGGCCAACGCTGTGTTGATCGGCCGTGCCGACGCGCTGCGAGACCGGGCGGCCGGTGACCTGTTGGCGCTGAGCCGCTAAGACGTCAGATCGAACAGGAAGACGACAACGTGGAATACGGAATGGGTCCCGAAATGGAGGCCTTCCGCGCCGAGGTGCGGGCGTTCATCGCCGACCATGCACCGCCCATCCCGCCGCGTGCGGGCGTGCGCAGTGCCGAGAACGAAGCCGAGCTAAAGGCGCTCCAGGACTGGACGGCGCGCCTGTTCGAAGCCGGCTACGTCGGCGCCGACTGGCCCGTGGAGTTCGGCGGCCGCGATGACCGTTCCGCTGAACACGCCATCGTGGTGAGCGAGGAGCTGGCCCGGGCCGCGGCGCCGGGTGTGCCGAGCGGCAACGCGCTGGCATCGCATGCGCTGATCCACTACGGCACCGATGAGCAGCGGAGTAGGCACTTGCCCGAGATCCGCGCGGGCCGACAGCTGTGGTGCCAATTGTTCAGCGAACCGGGCGCGGGAAGCGACCTGGCGTCGCTGCGCACCCGCGCGGTGCTCGACGGTGACACCTACACAGTCAACGGGCAGAAGGTGTGGACCACCGACGGACATTGGGCCGACTACGGATATCTGTTGGCGCGCACCGATTCCGACGCCCCCAAGCACAAGGGCATCAGTGCGTTCATCCTCGACATGGCCAGCCCAGGCATCACGGCCCGCCCACTACGTGAATTGACCGGCACCTCTGACTTCAACGAGGTCTTCTTCGATTCCGTCGAGGTTCCTGCTGAGGCCATGATCGGGGAGCCAGGGCAGGGCTGGGCGATCGCGAATGCGACGTTGGGCC
This window harbors:
- a CDS encoding acyl-CoA dehydrogenase family protein, with the protein product MEYGMGPEMEAFRAEVRAFIADHAPPIPPRAGVRSAENEAELKALQDWTARLFEAGYVGADWPVEFGGRDDRSAEHAIVVSEELARAAAPGVPSGNALASHALIHYGTDEQRSRHLPEIRAGRQLWCQLFSEPGAGSDLASLRTRAVLDGDTYTVNGQKVWTTDGHWADYGYLLARTDSDAPKHKGISAFILDMASPGITARPLRELTGTSDFNEVFFDSVEVPAEAMIGEPGQGWAIANATLGHERTSVGAAVVKLRLAIDGLVALASRVTLDGRPAIDSDRIRDRIGEFSAEVEALSALTYANLSRWLRGTERMHDGAMAKLMFSELNLEMARFAVELGGEAGVLVEGDPDVLDGGRWQDEWLYARAYTIAGGSSEIMRNLIAERGLALPRDRR